A genomic segment from Actinoplanes sichuanensis encodes:
- a CDS encoding AAA family ATPase — MADDLTLTVTLRPAALDARRGIVRLHPEVMAALALRSGDPVRLTGTRTTAGIVAKAESTAGRGLLYADDLTLGNLGMRDGGQVTVTPVPVTQATRVTLTGPAEVVAVVSPEMLRLALLGKVVSAGDDVSLLPQDVLPEAGHRPLVEAARRSLANRVGYAWTSTLLNVIEVTDGDASLVTMDTVVAWQDGPSAAAPAARPVVASDAPASTDPDVPPLSLDDLPGLRAQAKELEELLDLGFHHREVLARLGTRVTLGVLISGPSGSGKSALVRAVGAAVNAEVRTVWAPELAALTNNAAAARLRELAKEVRAGHPAVLLISDVEALAPREEPGPISTVFRQVLADTLVDGTAVVCTTSRPESVDPALRAPELLSVQLTVPLPDSAMRREQLGVLTRGMPLAEDVRLDEVAGRTPGFVAADLGALAREAGVRAALRQKEAPSPTVTMADFEAALDVVRPTSMAESTLEVAAVTLDDVGDMAEVKQVLTESVLWPLTYPDTFARLGVSPPRGVLLYGPPGCGKTYLVKAIAGTGKANVLSVKGAELLSKWVGDSERSVRELFRRAREAAPTLVFLDEVDALAPARGQGTDGGVTDRVVAALLTELDGVEDLRNVVVIGATNRPDLIDPALLRPGRLERLVFVPPPDADARTAILRASSKAVPLDASVDLVELGAALDGFSAADCSALIRESALAAMRESLEATTVTAANVATARSRVRPSLDPDQVAWLASYAESHQP; from the coding sequence GTGGCCGATGACCTCACGCTGACCGTGACCCTGCGACCGGCCGCCTTGGACGCGCGACGCGGCATCGTGCGGTTGCACCCGGAGGTGATGGCCGCGTTGGCCCTGCGCTCCGGCGACCCGGTGCGGCTGACCGGCACCCGGACCACGGCCGGGATCGTCGCCAAGGCCGAGTCGACGGCCGGGCGCGGGCTGCTCTACGCCGACGATCTGACGCTCGGCAACCTCGGGATGCGCGACGGCGGCCAGGTCACCGTCACCCCGGTCCCGGTGACCCAGGCGACCCGGGTGACCCTGACCGGTCCGGCCGAGGTGGTCGCCGTGGTCTCCCCCGAGATGCTGCGGCTGGCGCTGCTCGGCAAGGTGGTCAGTGCCGGTGACGACGTCTCGCTGCTGCCGCAGGACGTGCTCCCGGAGGCCGGGCACCGGCCCCTGGTCGAGGCGGCCCGGCGCAGTCTCGCCAACCGGGTCGGCTACGCCTGGACCAGCACCCTGCTCAACGTGATCGAGGTGACCGACGGCGACGCCTCGCTGGTCACCATGGACACCGTCGTCGCCTGGCAGGACGGCCCGTCCGCGGCGGCTCCGGCGGCCCGCCCGGTGGTCGCCTCGGACGCGCCGGCCTCGACCGACCCGGATGTGCCGCCGCTCAGCCTCGACGACCTGCCCGGTCTCCGCGCCCAGGCCAAGGAGCTGGAGGAACTGCTCGATCTCGGTTTCCACCACCGGGAGGTGCTGGCCAGGCTGGGCACCCGGGTGACCCTCGGTGTACTGATCTCCGGCCCCTCCGGGTCCGGCAAATCGGCACTGGTCCGGGCGGTCGGCGCGGCGGTGAACGCCGAGGTGCGCACGGTCTGGGCGCCGGAACTGGCCGCCCTGACCAACAACGCGGCGGCGGCCCGGCTGCGAGAGCTCGCCAAGGAGGTACGGGCCGGGCACCCGGCCGTGCTACTGATCTCCGACGTCGAGGCGCTCGCCCCGCGTGAGGAGCCGGGCCCGATCTCCACGGTGTTCCGTCAGGTGCTGGCCGACACGCTCGTCGACGGGACCGCGGTCGTCTGCACCACCAGTAGACCCGAGTCGGTGGACCCGGCACTGCGCGCCCCGGAGCTGTTGTCCGTGCAGCTCACCGTGCCCCTGCCGGACTCCGCGATGCGCCGGGAGCAGCTGGGCGTGCTGACCCGCGGGATGCCACTGGCCGAGGATGTGCGGCTGGACGAGGTCGCCGGGCGTACCCCCGGTTTCGTCGCCGCCGATCTCGGCGCGCTGGCCCGGGAGGCCGGGGTCCGGGCCGCGCTCCGACAAAAGGAGGCGCCGTCACCCACGGTCACCATGGCCGATTTCGAAGCCGCTCTCGACGTGGTCCGGCCGACCTCGATGGCCGAGTCCACGCTGGAGGTCGCCGCGGTGACCCTGGACGACGTCGGCGACATGGCCGAGGTCAAGCAGGTGCTCACCGAGTCGGTGCTGTGGCCGCTCACCTATCCGGACACGTTCGCCCGGCTCGGGGTGTCGCCGCCGCGCGGTGTGCTGCTCTACGGCCCGCCCGGCTGCGGAAAGACCTATCTGGTCAAAGCCATCGCCGGTACGGGTAAGGCGAACGTCCTTTCGGTCAAGGGCGCCGAGCTGCTCAGCAAGTGGGTCGGCGACAGTGAGCGGTCGGTGCGCGAACTGTTCCGCCGGGCCCGGGAGGCGGCACCGACGCTCGTCTTCCTGGACGAGGTGGACGCGTTGGCCCCGGCCCGGGGGCAGGGCACCGACGGCGGCGTCACCGACCGGGTGGTGGCCGCTCTGCTGACCGAACTGGACGGTGTCGAGGACCTGCGCAACGTGGTGGTGATCGGGGCGACCAACCGGCCCGACCTGATCGATCCGGCGTTGCTGCGCCCGGGTCGGCTGGAGCGGCTGGTGTTCGTGCCGCCGCCGGACGCCGACGCCCGGACCGCGATCCTGCGCGCGTCGTCGAAGGCGGTGCCGCTGGACGCGTCGGTCGACCTGGTCGAGTTGGGCGCCGCCCTGGACGGCTTCTCGGCTGCCGACTGCTCCGCGCTGATCCGGGAGTCGGCGCTGGCCGCGATGCGCGAATCGCTGGAGGCGACGACTGTCACCGCGGCGAACGTGGCGACGGCCCGTTCCCGGGTCCGGCCCTCCCTGGACCCCGACCAGGTGGCGTGGCTGGCCTCTTACGCCGAGTCCCACCAGCCCTAA
- a CDS encoding alpha/beta fold hydrolase: MPDLTAGLRRTLSRLPRRRVLPAAAALVVLAGAAVWALRPTSDAWTTEDLRLAGADVELDARFYLPADRDGKVPAVLLAHGFGGTKDSVRDDAESLAERGYAVLAYTARGFGRSTGQIHLDSPDHEVKDAQKLLDWLATRPEVATDGAGDPKVAAVGGSYGGALALMLAGQDSRVDAIVPQITWNDLNQALVPGGVFKKAWAGYFFGNGAGSLMQGRGQEQGDPACGRFAEDVCQAYLQMATTGTPDEATRALLLKSSPATVLDKIKAPTLLIQGAVDTLFPLSEADANAKGIAATGTPVRVAWFTGGHDGGTGPTSDSDRLKYLTVQWLDHYLKGEGDAPGDDFTFSRVAGFSALDRGLVTNGYSTDSYPGLTGTGRTEITVQGPAQPIANPPNGNPGAISSVPGITSRLSSVLSGGVAMDVPGQHAIFESAALTAPVEVAGAPTVRLRAASPTGEAVLFVKLYDVDPNGSATLSAGLVAPIRLTGLPTDIAQAQPVSVTLPAIVRQIEAGHLVRVTVATSDQAFLTPAQPATYTVAVEPVLTLPTLTGTPIADPGSLWWYVLAGVIGVILLGLVLLLLVSRIRHRRRDVAVVEEHADTPLVVNGLRKAYGDGFVAVQEIGFTVQRGQVVGLLGPNGAGKTTTLRVLMGLTQPTAGEIYVFGHRLVPGAPILSRVGALVEGPGFLPHLTGEENLKAYWQATGRPWEDAHFSEALEIAGLGDSVHRKTRKYSHGMRQRLAIAQAMLGLPELLVLDEPTDGLDPPQIAEMRRVLQRYATDGRAVLVSSHLLAEVEQTCTHAVVVNKGRIVASGPVSDIVGDSPSVQLDVSDVPAATRILQDLGVASVKTEGPNGLIVDMNGTARSEVVASLVGAGIGVDRLVPRRRLEDAFLSLVGDNSRGSGDR, from the coding sequence ATGCCTGACCTGACCGCCGGACTGCGACGTACGCTTTCCCGGCTTCCCCGGCGCCGGGTCCTGCCCGCCGCAGCCGCCCTCGTGGTGCTGGCCGGCGCCGCAGTCTGGGCGCTGCGCCCCACCTCCGACGCCTGGACCACCGAGGACCTTCGGCTCGCCGGTGCCGACGTCGAGTTGGACGCCCGCTTCTACCTGCCGGCCGACCGGGACGGCAAGGTGCCCGCGGTGCTGCTCGCCCACGGGTTCGGCGGCACCAAGGACTCGGTCCGGGACGACGCCGAGTCGCTCGCCGAGCGTGGGTACGCCGTTCTCGCGTACACCGCGCGGGGTTTCGGCCGCAGCACCGGACAGATTCACCTGGACAGCCCGGACCACGAGGTCAAGGACGCGCAGAAGCTGCTCGACTGGCTGGCCACCCGTCCCGAGGTGGCCACCGACGGCGCCGGCGACCCGAAGGTGGCGGCGGTCGGCGGCTCCTACGGCGGCGCGCTGGCCCTCATGCTGGCCGGTCAGGACTCTCGGGTCGACGCGATCGTCCCGCAGATCACCTGGAACGATCTGAACCAGGCTCTGGTCCCGGGCGGCGTCTTCAAGAAGGCGTGGGCCGGTTATTTCTTCGGCAACGGAGCCGGGTCCCTGATGCAGGGCCGCGGTCAGGAGCAGGGAGACCCCGCCTGCGGCCGGTTCGCTGAGGACGTCTGCCAGGCCTACCTGCAGATGGCCACCACCGGCACCCCCGACGAGGCCACCAGGGCACTGCTGCTCAAGTCCAGCCCGGCCACCGTGCTCGACAAGATCAAGGCGCCGACCCTGCTGATTCAGGGCGCGGTCGACACGCTCTTCCCGCTCTCCGAGGCGGACGCCAACGCCAAAGGGATCGCCGCGACCGGCACACCGGTGCGAGTCGCCTGGTTCACCGGCGGTCACGACGGCGGCACCGGCCCGACCTCCGACTCCGACCGGCTCAAGTACCTGACGGTCCAGTGGCTCGACCACTACCTGAAGGGCGAGGGCGACGCGCCGGGCGACGACTTCACGTTCTCCCGGGTCGCCGGGTTCAGCGCGCTCGACCGCGGCCTGGTCACCAACGGCTACTCCACCGACTCGTACCCCGGGCTCACCGGCACCGGCCGCACCGAGATCACCGTGCAGGGTCCGGCGCAGCCGATCGCGAACCCGCCGAACGGCAACCCGGGCGCCATCTCCTCGGTGCCGGGCATCACCAGCCGGCTCAGTTCGGTGCTCAGCGGCGGCGTCGCCATGGACGTCCCGGGCCAGCACGCGATCTTCGAGTCGGCCGCGTTGACCGCTCCGGTCGAGGTGGCCGGCGCGCCCACGGTGCGGTTGCGGGCGGCGTCCCCGACCGGCGAGGCGGTTCTCTTCGTCAAGCTCTACGACGTCGACCCCAACGGGTCGGCGACGCTCAGCGCGGGCCTGGTCGCGCCGATCCGGCTCACCGGCCTGCCGACCGATATCGCCCAGGCCCAACCGGTCAGCGTGACGCTTCCGGCGATCGTCCGGCAGATCGAGGCAGGTCATCTGGTACGGGTCACCGTCGCCACCTCCGATCAGGCATTCCTCACGCCCGCCCAGCCCGCGACGTACACGGTCGCGGTGGAACCGGTGCTGACCCTGCCGACGCTGACCGGCACACCGATCGCCGACCCGGGCAGCCTCTGGTGGTACGTGCTGGCCGGCGTGATCGGGGTGATCCTGCTCGGTCTGGTGCTGCTCCTGCTGGTCAGCCGGATCCGGCACCGGCGGCGGGACGTCGCCGTGGTCGAAGAGCACGCGGACACCCCGCTCGTGGTGAACGGGCTGCGCAAGGCGTACGGCGACGGGTTCGTGGCGGTCCAGGAGATCGGCTTCACCGTCCAGCGCGGCCAGGTCGTCGGCCTGCTCGGCCCGAACGGCGCCGGCAAGACCACCACACTGCGGGTGCTGATGGGCCTGACCCAGCCGACCGCCGGTGAGATCTACGTCTTCGGGCACCGGCTGGTCCCCGGCGCCCCGATCCTGTCGCGGGTCGGTGCGCTGGTCGAGGGCCCGGGTTTCCTGCCGCACCTGACCGGTGAGGAGAACCTGAAGGCGTACTGGCAGGCCACCGGCCGCCCGTGGGAGGACGCCCACTTCTCCGAGGCGCTGGAGATCGCCGGCCTGGGCGACTCGGTGCACCGCAAGACCCGTAAGTACAGCCACGGCATGCGGCAGCGGCTCGCCATCGCACAGGCCATGCTCGGCCTGCCGGAGCTGCTGGTGCTCGACGAGCCGACGGACGGGCTCGACCCGCCGCAGATCGCCGAGATGCGTCGGGTCCTCCAGCGGTACGCGACCGACGGCCGGGCCGTGCTGGTCTCCAGCCACCTGCTCGCCGAGGTGGAGCAGACCTGCACCCACGCGGTCGTCGTCAACAAGGGCCGGATCGTCGCGTCCGGCCCGGTCAGCGACATCGTCGGGGACTCCCCGTCGGTGCAGCTCGACGTCTCCGACGTGCCCGCCGCCACCCGGATCCTGCAGGACCTGGGCGTGGCCTCGGTCAAGACCGAGGGTCCGAACGGCCTGATCGTCGACATGAACGGCACGGCCCGGTCCGAGGTGGTCGCCTCCCTGGTCGGGGCCGGTATCGGGGTGGACCGGCTGGTGCCGCGCCGCCGTCTGGAGGACGCGTTCCTGTCCCTGGTCGGCGACAACTCGCGAGGAAGTGGGGACCGATGA
- a CDS encoding ABC transporter permease → MTTLEAAPGYKPSRTMPIWAEVRRQASRRRTQLALGFMVLLPLIVLAAFEFGGGGRDDDDGNGGGAFSSMADLATSGGLNFALFGLAVSAGFLLVVVVALFFGDTVASEASWGSLRYLLAIPVPRARLLGVKLIVAAGYSLLALFLLVGTSLLVGTLRYGWSPMGSTIAAEIPPGEGLLRLLGICAYLATTLLVVAGLAFLLSVLTDAALGAVGGAVLLWILSSILDQIDALGGIRNGLPTHYTDAWMGLLSTPVQTEDLAKGAISAVVYATLFWGIAFYRFTRKDVTS, encoded by the coding sequence ATGACCACGCTGGAAGCGGCGCCCGGCTACAAGCCGTCGCGCACGATGCCGATCTGGGCCGAGGTGCGCCGGCAGGCGTCCCGGCGGCGTACCCAGCTGGCGCTCGGTTTCATGGTGCTGCTGCCGCTGATCGTGTTGGCCGCGTTCGAGTTCGGTGGCGGCGGCCGGGACGACGACGACGGCAACGGCGGTGGCGCGTTCAGCAGCATGGCCGACCTGGCCACCTCCGGTGGGCTCAACTTCGCGCTCTTCGGGCTGGCCGTCTCAGCCGGGTTCCTGCTGGTCGTGGTGGTCGCGCTGTTCTTCGGGGACACGGTGGCCAGTGAGGCGAGCTGGGGCAGCCTGCGCTACCTGCTGGCGATCCCGGTCCCGCGGGCCCGGCTGCTCGGTGTCAAGCTGATCGTCGCCGCCGGGTATTCGCTGCTCGCCCTGTTCCTGCTGGTCGGCACCAGTCTGCTGGTCGGCACCCTGCGGTACGGCTGGTCCCCGATGGGCAGCACGATCGCCGCCGAGATCCCACCCGGTGAGGGCCTGCTGCGGCTACTGGGCATCTGCGCCTACCTGGCGACCACCCTGCTCGTGGTGGCCGGCCTGGCGTTCCTGCTGTCAGTGCTGACCGATGCCGCTCTCGGCGCGGTCGGCGGCGCGGTGCTGCTCTGGATCCTGTCCAGCATCCTGGACCAGATCGACGCGCTCGGCGGCATCCGTAACGGCCTGCCGACCCACTACACGGACGCCTGGATGGGCCTGCTGTCCACCCCGGTGCAGACCGAGGACCTGGCGAAGGGCGCGATCTCCGCGGTCGTCTACGCCACACTGTTCTGGGGGATCGCGTTCTACCGCTTCACCCGCAAGGACGTCACCTCCTGA
- a CDS encoding GNAT family N-acetyltransferase, translated as MTADFSIRPARPDDAAEAVALRSAVHPYLVRGEAATRRMFAEPPPGGDRIFRVAESDAGIVGLTSAFRDTRSADSGFGRVALHVHPQHRRRGIGAALLAEAVGHLRSVGVRRASSWAAPESVGFAGAHGFTPSREMRFSALDLTGFGDRPFVPAPPGIQVVRLREVTEEALYAADVAAATDEPGETAPQPTPYPLWRYEIWDEPGLDRDASIAAVADREIVSFSLVLRDGDRIWSDMTATVPAYRGRGLARLVKTAALRRAAASGVRAAYTSNDEENAPMLAVNERLGYRPVARQVSCLAEL; from the coding sequence GTGACGGCTGACTTCTCGATCCGCCCGGCCCGCCCCGACGACGCCGCGGAGGCGGTCGCTCTCCGCTCCGCGGTCCACCCCTATCTGGTTCGTGGTGAAGCGGCCACCCGCCGCATGTTCGCCGAGCCACCACCCGGCGGGGACCGGATCTTCCGGGTGGCCGAGAGCGACGCCGGGATCGTCGGCCTCACCTCGGCGTTCCGGGACACCCGCTCGGCGGACTCCGGTTTCGGGCGGGTCGCGCTGCACGTGCACCCACAGCACCGGCGCCGAGGCATCGGCGCGGCCCTGCTCGCCGAGGCGGTCGGCCACCTGCGTTCGGTCGGGGTGCGCCGGGCGAGCAGTTGGGCCGCTCCGGAGTCGGTCGGGTTCGCCGGCGCGCACGGCTTCACGCCGTCCCGGGAGATGCGCTTCTCGGCCCTGGACCTGACCGGGTTCGGGGACCGGCCGTTCGTGCCGGCGCCGCCCGGGATCCAGGTGGTGCGGCTGCGCGAGGTGACGGAGGAGGCGCTGTACGCGGCGGATGTGGCGGCCGCGACCGATGAGCCCGGTGAGACGGCGCCGCAGCCGACGCCGTACCCGTTGTGGCGTTACGAGATCTGGGATGAGCCGGGCCTGGACCGGGACGCCAGCATCGCCGCTGTCGCGGACCGGGAGATCGTGTCGTTCTCGCTGGTGCTGCGCGACGGCGACCGGATCTGGTCGGACATGACCGCCACCGTCCCGGCGTATCGCGGCCGGGGCCTGGCCCGGCTGGTGAAGACGGCGGCGCTGCGCCGGGCCGCGGCCTCCGGTGTGCGGGCCGCCTACACCAGCAACGACGAGGAGAACGCCCCGATGCTCGCGGTGAACGAGCGGCTCGGCTACCGCCCGGTGGCCCGTCAGGTCTCCTGCCTGGCCGAGCTCTGA
- the thrC gene encoding threonine synthase, which translates to MTSVVDAPSTTSTSPARGLICRACGAEYPLAAQHACYECFGPLEVAYDEAALARVTRAQIEAGPQNIWRYAALLPAGQDPATRVTLDPGLTPLVAAPQLAAAVGIEAPLYVKDDSQNPTHSFKDRVVSVALTAAKELGFKRFSCASTGNLANSVAAHAARAGVPSIVFIPSDLEPGKIITTAVYGGELVAIEGSYDDVNRLCSELVETDEFEDTAFVNVNVRPFYAEGSKTLGYEVAEQLGWRIPAQVVIPMASGELLTKVDKAFSELVEIGLAEAPEGGWTVFGAQSEGCNPIAVALHADTDVITPVKPTGIAKSLNIGDPAAGPYAIEAVKRTGGWMDYANDEEIRAGIRLLAETTGIFAETAGGTTVAVLKKLVASGKLDPTKETVVYNTGEGLKTLDAVAGQVGPTHTIKPSLRGAREAGLLG; encoded by the coding sequence ATGACGTCTGTCGTTGACGCACCCTCGACCACCTCCACGTCGCCCGCTCGCGGTCTGATCTGTCGCGCCTGCGGCGCCGAGTACCCGCTCGCCGCGCAGCACGCTTGTTACGAGTGTTTCGGCCCGCTCGAGGTCGCGTACGACGAGGCGGCCCTCGCGCGGGTGACCCGGGCCCAGATCGAGGCGGGCCCGCAGAACATCTGGCGTTACGCGGCCCTCCTGCCGGCCGGCCAGGACCCGGCGACCCGGGTGACCCTCGACCCCGGCCTGACCCCGCTGGTGGCCGCCCCGCAGCTGGCCGCGGCGGTCGGCATCGAGGCCCCGCTCTACGTCAAGGACGACTCGCAGAACCCGACCCACTCGTTCAAGGACCGGGTCGTCTCGGTGGCCCTGACCGCGGCCAAGGAGCTGGGCTTCAAGCGGTTCTCCTGCGCCTCGACCGGCAACCTGGCCAACTCGGTCGCCGCCCACGCCGCCCGGGCCGGTGTGCCGAGCATCGTCTTCATCCCCTCCGATCTGGAGCCGGGCAAGATCATCACGACCGCGGTGTACGGCGGCGAGCTGGTCGCCATCGAGGGTTCCTACGACGACGTGAACCGGCTGTGCAGCGAGCTCGTGGAGACCGACGAGTTCGAGGACACCGCGTTCGTGAACGTGAACGTCCGTCCGTTCTACGCCGAGGGCTCGAAGACGCTCGGCTACGAGGTGGCCGAGCAGCTCGGCTGGCGCATCCCGGCCCAGGTGGTCATCCCGATGGCCTCCGGTGAGCTGCTCACCAAGGTGGACAAGGCGTTCTCCGAGCTGGTCGAGATCGGACTCGCCGAGGCTCCGGAGGGCGGCTGGACCGTGTTCGGCGCCCAGTCCGAGGGCTGTAACCCGATCGCCGTCGCCCTGCACGCCGACACCGACGTGATCACCCCGGTGAAGCCGACCGGCATCGCGAAGTCGCTGAACATCGGTGACCCGGCCGCCGGGCCGTACGCGATCGAGGCCGTCAAGCGCACCGGCGGCTGGATGGACTACGCGAACGACGAGGAGATCCGGGCCGGCATCCGGCTCCTGGCCGAGACGACCGGCATCTTCGCCGAGACCGCCGGCGGCACCACCGTCGCGGTGCTCAAGAAGCTGGTGGCCAGTGGCAAGCTCGACCCCACCAAGGAGACCGTCGTTTACAACACCGGTGAGGGTCTGAAGACACTCGACGCGGTGGCCGGCCAGGTTGGACCGACCCACACGATCAAGCCGTCGTTGCGCGGCGCCCGGGAGGCCGGCCTGCTCGGCTGA
- a CDS encoding GNAT family N-acetyltransferase, producing the protein MDNWDVRRVTPDDAGRMRALRLEMLADSPLAFLETLAQAAARPHDNYRQRIVQSSEGPDTAQFIVDPGGPLIGHAGGTTVPGEPGCTVIFAVYLTPSVRGGKMLGRLVEAVADWSAAAGRDELMLEVVCGNERAVRAYEKLGFTDTGVRLPHPTVRVLTELQMRRRV; encoded by the coding sequence ATGGATAACTGGGACGTACGGCGGGTGACCCCGGACGACGCCGGCCGGATGCGGGCGCTGCGCCTGGAGATGCTGGCCGACAGTCCGCTGGCGTTCCTGGAGACCCTGGCCCAGGCCGCGGCCCGGCCGCACGACAACTACCGGCAGCGGATCGTGCAGTCGTCGGAGGGACCGGACACGGCCCAGTTCATCGTCGATCCGGGCGGGCCGCTGATCGGCCACGCGGGCGGGACCACGGTGCCCGGCGAGCCGGGCTGCACGGTCATCTTCGCGGTCTACCTGACCCCTTCCGTCCGGGGCGGCAAGATGCTCGGCCGGCTCGTCGAGGCGGTCGCCGACTGGTCCGCGGCGGCCGGGCGGGACGAGCTGATGCTGGAGGTGGTCTGCGGCAACGAGCGGGCCGTCCGGGCGTACGAGAAGCTCGGTTTCACCGACACCGGGGTCCGCCTGCCGCACCCGACCGTGCGTGTCCTCACCGAGTTGCAGATGCGCCGGCGGGTCTGA
- a CDS encoding MFS transporter, with translation MSDEFPRPYAEEPPAAEPVSGFRLVRTRPWAVAVAVLITFLATVSYPLAVNAMSEPSNVGFGPDSWLLMVAIGALPAVVSLTIVGVLADRRVTVGRALGLLVLSIGLSFVEAFLIRALSFTLLVNAGLSLELLSPVIHALTLLTHGLLGILLFPPVAGRNDFRGLVAASLAVPLLTVAESWLQGPTTDPVPLGWELVDAVLRVGWAIAVLITFRPATPAWAVTPADLGRQDP, from the coding sequence ATGAGCGATGAGTTCCCGCGGCCCTACGCGGAGGAGCCCCCGGCTGCGGAGCCGGTCTCCGGTTTCCGGCTCGTGCGAACCCGCCCTTGGGCGGTCGCCGTGGCCGTGTTGATCACCTTCCTGGCCACGGTCTCCTATCCGCTCGCGGTGAACGCGATGAGCGAGCCGTCGAACGTCGGTTTCGGGCCGGACTCCTGGCTTCTGATGGTGGCCATCGGTGCCCTTCCCGCGGTGGTGTCGCTGACGATCGTCGGTGTGCTGGCGGACCGCCGGGTGACCGTGGGCCGGGCCCTGGGTCTGCTGGTGCTGTCGATCGGACTGTCGTTCGTCGAGGCCTTCCTGATCCGGGCTCTGTCGTTCACTCTCCTCGTGAATGCGGGACTGTCCCTGGAGTTGCTGTCACCGGTGATCCACGCGTTGACGCTGCTGACCCACGGGCTGCTCGGCATCCTCCTGTTTCCACCGGTGGCCGGCCGCAACGACTTCCGGGGTCTGGTGGCGGCCTCGTTGGCGGTGCCGTTGCTGACGGTCGCCGAGTCGTGGCTCCAAGGGCCCACGACTGACCCGGTGCCACTGGGGTGGGAGCTGGTGGACGCCGTTCTTCGGGTCGGCTGGGCGATTGCGGTTCTCATCACGTTCCGTCCGGCCACCCCGGCATGGGCCGTCACCCCCGCTGACCTGGGCCGTCAAGATCCTTAG